From Patescibacteria group bacterium, a single genomic window includes:
- a CDS encoding glycosyl transferase, which translates to MKIALIAPPWIAIPPKGYGGIEAVVANLTEGLVKRGHDVLLFATGDSQTSARLAYTYSRALGNNLLLKNNPYNLLRHIHGFMKIVAQEQFDILHNHSQYQTMYFLDLFSTPFVHTLHGSMYKKEKLVSGYIDDIRDTLNRFAHHAFVSISDNQRQAMPHLNYIRTVYNGIKTDDFYLGEGKGGYLAWIGRITPTKGLDTAIRVAQKTGLQLKIAAFIDPGDREYFENEIKPLLGKNIEFLGELFDPKEKAKFLADAVATLFPIRWNEPFGLVMVESMASGTPVIAFPFGSASEVIQDGRTGFLVQDAEEMAKAVAKVDKLDRGLIREYAIKKFNLDQMIEGYLQVYEEVIKQHQK; encoded by the coding sequence ATGAAGATTGCTCTTATTGCGCCACCGTGGATTGCTATCCCTCCAAAAGGTTATGGAGGGATAGAGGCAGTTGTTGCCAACCTTACAGAAGGATTAGTCAAGAGAGGTCATGATGTGCTCCTTTTTGCAACAGGAGATTCTCAGACTTCCGCACGACTTGCCTATACTTACTCTCGAGCCTTAGGCAATAACCTTTTACTCAAAAATAATCCCTATAATCTTTTAAGACATATTCATGGTTTTATGAAAATTGTTGCTCAGGAGCAGTTTGATATTCTACATAATCACAGTCAATACCAAACAATGTATTTTCTTGACCTTTTCTCTACTCCTTTTGTCCATACGCTTCATGGATCAATGTATAAGAAAGAAAAGCTTGTATCAGGATATATTGATGATATTCGCGATACTCTGAACAGATTTGCTCACCATGCTTTTGTAAGTATCTCAGATAATCAGCGTCAAGCAATGCCTCATCTTAATTACATCAGGACAGTCTATAATGGTATCAAAACAGATGATTTTTATTTAGGAGAAGGAAAGGGAGGCTATCTTGCCTGGATTGGAAGAATAACCCCGACTAAAGGACTGGATACTGCTATCAGAGTTGCCCAAAAGACAGGATTGCAGCTTAAAATTGCGGCATTTATTGATCCTGGAGATAGAGAATATTTTGAGAATGAGATAAAACCTTTGTTAGGGAAGAATATAGAATTTTTAGGAGAACTTTTTGATCCTAAAGAAAAGGCTAAATTTTTAGCTGATGCCGTAGCTACACTTTTCCCAATTCGCTGGAATGAGCCGTTTGGATTAGTGATGGTGGAGTCCATGGCATCAGGTACGCCGGTAATCGCCTTTCCGTTTGGTTCGGCATCAGAGGTTATCCAAGATGGTAGAACAGGTTTTCTCGTACAAGATGCAGAAGAGATGGCTAAGGCAGTGGCAAAGGTGGATAAGCTTGATAGGGGACTAATTCGCGAGTACGCAATTAAAAAATTCAATTTAGATCAGATGATTGAGGGATATCTTCAGGTATACGAAGAAGTGATCAAACAACACCAAAAGTGA
- a CDS encoding acetylglucosaminyldiphosphoundecaprenol acetyl-beta-D-mannosaminyltransferase — translation MKNYIFGIGVSNITEENALELVLKRVKNGKKKCMIVTPNPEIVMYALSHPIYKRIINEADLALCDGIGLFLAGSILGKPFRERITGVDFMDKLCAKASENAVTVGFLGGRHGVAEKTAECLRKKYPGLIIKFSGEEWDVKTFPKEGVDILFVAFGFPKQEEWIAKYLPMLPIKVAMGVGGAFDYLSGRVKRAPFFIRSLGLEWLYRLIHQPWRIKRQVVLPQFLYLVLKQKMRIVKIN, via the coding sequence GTGAAAAATTACATTTTTGGAATTGGTGTTTCTAATATAACTGAAGAAAATGCCCTAGAGTTGGTATTAAAAAGAGTTAAAAATGGCAAAAAAAAATGCATGATTGTCACTCCCAATCCTGAAATTGTCATGTATGCTCTCTCCCATCCAATTTATAAAAGAATTATTAATGAGGCTGATTTGGCTTTGTGCGATGGGATAGGTCTTTTTCTGGCAGGAAGTATCTTGGGTAAGCCCTTTAGAGAGCGGATAACAGGTGTGGATTTCATGGATAAGCTCTGTGCCAAAGCTTCCGAAAATGCTGTAACAGTAGGCTTTTTGGGAGGAAGACATGGAGTAGCAGAGAAGACGGCTGAGTGCTTGAGAAAAAAATATCCAGGATTAATTATCAAATTTAGTGGGGAGGAATGGGATGTAAAGACTTTTCCAAAGGAAGGAGTGGATATCCTTTTTGTGGCTTTTGGTTTTCCCAAGCAGGAAGAATGGATTGCAAAATATTTGCCCATGCTTCCTATCAAAGTAGCAATGGGTGTTGGAGGGGCTTTTGATTACCTCAGTGGTAGAGTAAAACGTGCTCCTTTTTTCATTCGTAGCCTTGGTCTTGAGTGGCTATATAGACTTATCCATCAACCATGGCGCATCAAGCGTCAAGTGGTACTTCCTCAGTTTCTCTACCTTGTTCTTAAGCAAAAAATGCGCATTGTAAAGATCAACTAA
- a CDS encoding rod shape-determining protein yields MFNIPTSKRIGIDLGTANTLVYLVGEGIVLNEPTVVAVTAEENRVVAVGKEAKEMLGRTPGNVVALRPLKDGVIADYTITEAMLSYFIDKACGQSRFFKPEVMVCIPSGVTQVERRAVLDATMSAGAKVAYLIDEPLAAAIGAKIPIAQPAGHMIVNIGGGSTESAVISLGGVVVHSSVRVAGNKIDEAIAVYIKKKFNLLIGETTAEQIKIELGNAVVEEKEKKDLKKMEIRGRDNITGLPRSVELDEAQINEAIKPVLMEIISGPKQVLEQCPPELASDIIDKGIVMSGGTSLLKNLDKLMTQITGVPCHVAEDALLCVVKGTGVAMENIELYKRSIARK; encoded by the coding sequence ATGTTTAATATTCCCACATCCAAACGTATAGGCATTGATCTTGGAACAGCTAACACGCTTGTTTATCTAGTAGGTGAGGGTATTGTCCTGAATGAACCAACAGTCGTTGCTGTCACAGCAGAAGAAAATAGGGTAGTCGCTGTTGGTAAAGAAGCTAAAGAGATGCTGGGTCGTACTCCGGGCAATGTAGTTGCCTTGAGGCCTCTTAAGGATGGGGTGATAGCAGATTACACTATTACTGAAGCAATGCTCTCCTATTTTATAGACAAAGCTTGTGGTCAGTCACGTTTTTTTAAGCCTGAGGTGATGGTTTGCATACCATCGGGTGTTACCCAAGTTGAAAGGCGTGCGGTTTTGGATGCAACTATGTCAGCTGGTGCTAAGGTAGCCTATCTTATCGATGAACCTTTGGCAGCGGCTATTGGTGCGAAGATTCCAATTGCACAGCCTGCTGGACATATGATTGTTAATATTGGTGGAGGTTCAACAGAGTCAGCTGTTATTTCTCTAGGAGGAGTTGTCGTCCATAGCTCAGTGAGGGTAGCTGGTAATAAAATAGATGAGGCGATTGCTGTCTATATCAAAAAGAAATTTAATCTTTTAATTGGTGAAACAACAGCCGAGCAGATAAAAATAGAATTAGGTAACGCAGTTGTTGAAGAAAAAGAAAAAAAAGATCTGAAAAAAATGGAGATACGGGGTAGAGACAATATAACAGGTCTTCCACGCAGTGTTGAGCTTGATGAAGCTCAGATTAATGAGGCTATAAAACCTGTACTGATGGAGATTATCTCAGGTCCCAAGCAAGTTCTCGAACAATGTCCGCCTGAGCTTGCAAGCGATATTATTGATAAAGGTATTGTGATGAGTGGTGGGACATCTCTTCTTAAAAATCTTGATAAGCTAATGACACAGATTACCGGTGTGCCCTGCCATGTGGCAGAGGATGCACTGCTTTGTGTAGTGAAGGGAACAGGTGTTGCTATGGAGAATATTGAGTTGTACAAACGCAGCATTGCTAGAAAATAG
- a CDS encoding cobalamin-binding protein has product MKLLSLAPSCTEILYALGLGDQIVGTTVYCDYPPDAQKKLKIGSWITTQPEKIKALKPDLIFTSYFLPEPLIGWTGPGEIIHIVPRTLDDIQESFKIIGRVTKQYCRALELVQRFKYQLEQIRLSQPTTRPKVYMEEWPSPPMVSGNWIPEIVAIAGGIPVIAKKGLPSCEFNFQELAREDPDVMIFHWCGFGDRWNKSIIINRNGWKDLKAIQKNTLFVIHDSLLNRPSPRLVIGAQKLQQIFANL; this is encoded by the coding sequence ATGAAACTTCTCTCACTTGCTCCATCTTGCACAGAGATACTTTATGCATTAGGTCTGGGTGATCAAATTGTTGGGACAACTGTTTACTGCGATTATCCTCCTGATGCCCAAAAAAAGCTAAAAATAGGATCGTGGATCACCACACAACCTGAAAAAATCAAAGCACTTAAGCCCGATCTTATCTTTACCTCCTATTTTCTCCCGGAACCACTTATTGGATGGACTGGACCCGGAGAAATAATTCATATTGTACCTCGCACACTTGATGATATCCAAGAAAGTTTTAAAATCATCGGTAGAGTCACCAAACAATATTGTAGAGCTTTAGAACTTGTTCAGAGATTTAAATATCAGCTTGAACAAATTCGCCTTTCTCAACCGACTACACGACCTAAGGTTTATATGGAAGAATGGCCATCACCTCCTATGGTAAGCGGCAACTGGATACCCGAAATAGTCGCAATAGCAGGAGGTATTCCTGTCATCGCTAAAAAGGGACTGCCAAGTTGTGAATTTAATTTCCAAGAATTAGCAAGAGAAGATCCTGATGTTATGATTTTTCACTGGTGCGGCTTTGGAGATCGCTGGAATAAATCTATCATAATAAATCGCAATGGTTGGAAAGATCTCAAAGCAATTCAAAAAAATACATTATTTGTTATCCACGACTCATTGCTTAACCGCCCATCACCAAGATTGGTTATTGGTGCACAAAAACTCCAACAGATATTTGCAAATCTTTAG
- a CDS encoding nucleoside-diphosphate kinase has product MEQTVVLMKPDAVKRGVVGEILHRFERCGLKIVAMKMTKPSREHFHKHYGTEKEATIERLGRKTLDTYQKYGKDAKKDFGTDDPKELGKLVVGWLMDYMQSGPVIAILLEGRHAVDNVIRLAGPTMPVAAPAGTIRGDFSTDSAAYANVERRGVSNLIHISGSLEEANFEKMLWFTPEEIHSYERAEEKI; this is encoded by the coding sequence ATGGAACAAACAGTTGTCTTGATGAAACCAGATGCAGTAAAAAGAGGAGTTGTTGGAGAAATCCTTCATCGTTTTGAGAGATGTGGACTCAAAATTGTTGCCATGAAAATGACAAAGCCTAGTCGTGAACACTTCCACAAGCATTATGGAACTGAGAAAGAAGCAACTATTGAGAGACTCGGTAGGAAAACCCTTGATACTTATCAAAAATACGGCAAGGATGCAAAAAAAGATTTTGGTACAGATGATCCTAAAGAATTAGGCAAATTAGTAGTGGGATGGCTTATGGATTATATGCAGTCAGGACCTGTGATCGCAATTCTTCTTGAAGGACGTCATGCAGTTGATAATGTAATTCGTCTAGCAGGGCCAACAATGCCTGTTGCAGCTCCGGCAGGTACAATACGCGGTGATTTCTCAACAGATTCAGCAGCATATGCCAATGTTGAAAGGCGAGGAGTGAGTAATTTGATTCATATCTCAGGATCTCTAGAGGAAGCTAACTTTGAAAAAATGCTTTGGTTTACACCTGAGGAAATTCACAGCTACGAAAGAGCTGAGGAGAAGATTTAA
- a CDS encoding peptidase M16: MKYNKHLLSNGLRILTIPMPSFESATALVMVGAGSRYETKKNNGISHFLEHMAFKGTKKRPTAMDISSLIDGIGGEFNAFTGKEYTGYYVKAGKNNVEITLDVLSDMLQNSRLDPAEIEKEKGVIIEEINLYEDMPMRKISDVYEQLLYDDTPMGWDIAGEKDVIRSITRDDFVEYLSSFYSPHNMTVVVAGGIEEQKIVELVEDYFGKMKKFETKKPVGVIEKQEKPQILIRLKKTEQIHIALGVRTVSINNPEKYPLSVLASILGGGMSSRLFSEVREKRGLAYYVKSHSDEYLDCGSLVSLAGIDPKRVKEAVEVMMHEYRKVAEGKMQITEAELRKAKEYIKGHLVLELEDSRSVCTFYAHQELLEKEVLNPDDVLAKVDAVTIEEIEEVGKKYFVNRGLNLALIGNFEDRQALEEVVQF; this comes from the coding sequence ATGAAGTACAACAAACACTTACTTTCTAATGGTTTAAGAATTTTAACAATTCCCATGCCTTCTTTCGAATCTGCTACGGCTTTGGTGATGGTGGGTGCCGGATCTAGATATGAAACCAAGAAAAATAATGGCATATCTCATTTTTTGGAACATATGGCTTTTAAAGGTACCAAAAAGCGTCCAACAGCCATGGACATTTCCAGCCTTATTGATGGAATTGGTGGGGAGTTTAACGCTTTTACAGGTAAGGAATACACAGGTTACTATGTGAAAGCAGGAAAAAATAATGTCGAAATAACGCTAGATGTTCTCTCAGATATGCTTCAGAACAGCAGGCTTGATCCCGCAGAGATAGAGAAAGAAAAAGGTGTAATTATTGAAGAGATCAATCTCTACGAGGATATGCCCATGCGTAAAATCAGCGACGTCTATGAACAGTTGCTGTACGATGATACGCCAATGGGTTGGGATATTGCTGGAGAGAAGGATGTTATTCGCTCAATTACACGTGATGATTTTGTAGAGTATCTCTCATCTTTTTATAGCCCTCATAATATGACCGTTGTCGTCGCTGGTGGAATAGAGGAGCAAAAAATTGTCGAGTTGGTAGAAGATTATTTCGGCAAGATGAAAAAATTTGAGACAAAAAAACCAGTTGGCGTTATTGAAAAACAAGAAAAACCTCAGATTCTCATCCGCTTGAAAAAAACTGAACAGATACATATCGCTCTTGGTGTGCGCACAGTATCCATTAATAATCCTGAGAAATATCCTTTATCTGTACTGGCGTCAATCTTGGGTGGGGGAATGTCTTCACGCCTTTTTAGTGAGGTGCGGGAAAAAAGAGGTCTTGCATACTACGTTAAATCGCACTCAGATGAGTATCTGGATTGTGGAAGTCTTGTCTCTCTTGCTGGTATTGATCCTAAGAGAGTAAAAGAAGCAGTTGAGGTTATGATGCACGAGTATAGAAAAGTAGCCGAAGGTAAAATGCAGATCACTGAAGCAGAGCTTAGAAAAGCCAAAGAATATATTAAAGGTCATTTGGTGCTTGAGCTTGAAGACTCACGATCTGTTTGTACTTTCTATGCCCACCAAGAGCTTTTAGAAAAAGAGGTACTTAATCCTGATGATGTGCTTGCAAAAGTTGATGCAGTAACAATAGAAGAGATTGAGGAAGTAGGGAAAAAATATTTTGTCAATCGTGGTCTTAATCTTGCCCTTATTGGCAATTTTGAAGATAGACAAGCACTTGAAGAAGTGGTACAATTCTAA
- the argS gene encoding arginine--tRNA ligase, with protein sequence MISQIAALLKNALEKMQISDIQVSVTPTEDPSFGDYATNVAFVIAKKLKKSPLEAASLLVDELQEEKSEMIERIDIAKPGFINFTLKNTFLCSQLIEPVSEEKSKKFNGKKIMIEFTDPNPFKEFHIGHLYSNIVGEALARLIESQGAEVRRVNYQGDVGLHVAKAIYGLIIKLKEENIDLNDIDKRTLKEKAKFLGEAYALGAKSYEEDEAAKKEIIELNKKIYTIVEAPESEKYPDIKQLYYKGRSWSLEYFETIYKRLGTKFWKYYFESQASPVGLALVKEYLKKGVFEESENAIIFKGEKYGLHNRVFINSLGLPTYEAKELGLAISKYHDFPYDLSIIVTGNEINEYFRVLLQVLSLIKPYLAEKTLHIGHGMVRLPEGKMSSRMGNIITGEWLLDEAVARAKAKLDEVKKQIRGETSHYKVASWEQDQIAEIVGVGAVKYALLRSSIGKDIEFRFEESISFEGNSGPYLQYTYVRTRSVLEKSGLTEKKVFLNKVECLHSLSKDERQLLIDLIRWSDVKKEAAEKYSPSDICTYLFELAQHFNLFYQKYPILTASENIREFRLLLTQRVGETIKEGLWLLGIQSPEKM encoded by the coding sequence ATGATTTCTCAAATTGCAGCATTACTTAAGAATGCTCTTGAAAAGATGCAAATTTCAGATATTCAAGTATCTGTGACTCCTACAGAAGATCCCTCTTTTGGAGATTACGCAACCAATGTAGCTTTTGTAATCGCAAAGAAGCTTAAAAAGTCTCCGCTTGAGGCAGCATCTTTGTTGGTTGACGAGTTACAAGAAGAAAAATCTGAGATGATTGAAAGAATAGATATAGCCAAACCGGGCTTTATTAACTTCACTTTGAAAAATACTTTTCTTTGCTCTCAATTAATAGAACCTGTATCAGAGGAAAAATCAAAAAAGTTCAATGGGAAAAAAATTATGATTGAGTTCACAGACCCCAATCCTTTCAAAGAATTTCATATAGGTCATCTCTATAGCAATATTGTTGGAGAAGCTTTGGCACGACTTATTGAATCGCAAGGAGCAGAGGTCAGAAGAGTAAACTATCAAGGCGATGTAGGTTTGCATGTGGCGAAGGCTATTTATGGTCTGATCATCAAGCTTAAAGAGGAAAATATAGATCTTAATGATATTGATAAAAGAACATTAAAAGAAAAAGCAAAATTTTTGGGTGAAGCCTACGCTTTAGGTGCGAAAAGTTATGAAGAAGATGAGGCTGCGAAAAAAGAGATTATAGAACTTAATAAAAAAATATACACCATAGTAGAAGCACCTGAGAGTGAAAAATATCCTGATATCAAACAACTTTATTACAAGGGTAGATCTTGGAGCTTGGAGTATTTTGAGACTATTTATAAACGATTAGGAACAAAGTTTTGGAAGTATTATTTTGAGAGTCAGGCTAGTCCTGTGGGTCTTGCATTGGTGAAAGAGTATCTGAAGAAAGGTGTTTTTGAGGAAAGTGAAAATGCGATTATTTTTAAAGGTGAAAAATATGGTTTGCATAACCGTGTTTTTATTAACTCACTTGGTCTTCCTACATATGAGGCAAAAGAGCTAGGGCTTGCTATCAGTAAATATCACGATTTTCCTTATGATCTTTCTATAATCGTCACTGGAAATGAAATAAATGAGTACTTTCGCGTTCTTTTGCAAGTCCTTTCTCTTATCAAGCCTTACCTTGCAGAAAAAACTCTGCATATAGGTCATGGTATGGTCAGACTTCCTGAGGGGAAAATGAGTAGCAGGATGGGGAACATTATTACAGGAGAGTGGCTTTTGGATGAGGCTGTTGCACGGGCAAAAGCAAAACTTGATGAAGTAAAAAAACAGATAAGAGGTGAAACCTCTCATTACAAGGTGGCTTCTTGGGAACAAGATCAGATAGCAGAGATCGTAGGAGTGGGTGCTGTAAAGTATGCACTGCTGCGAAGTAGTATAGGAAAAGATATTGAATTTCGATTCGAGGAATCAATCTCATTTGAAGGTAACTCTGGACCTTATCTACAATATACATATGTTAGGACAAGGAGTGTGTTGGAGAAGTCAGGTTTAACAGAAAAAAAAGTTTTTCTTAATAAGGTGGAGTGTTTGCATTCTTTATCAAAAGATGAGCGACAGCTTCTTATTGATCTAATACGCTGGTCTGATGTCAAGAAAGAAGCTGCTGAGAAGTACAGTCCAAGTGATATTTGTACCTATCTTTTTGAGCTTGCGCAACATTTCAATCTCTTTTACCAAAAATACCCAATTCTCACAGCATCGGAAAATATTCGGGAATTTAGACTTCTTTTGACTCAGAGAGTTGGAGAGACTATTAAAGAAGGTCTTTGGCTTCTTGGTATACAATCTCCTGAAAAAATGTAA
- the comEA gene encoding ComE operon protein 1 → MEEFVFTFIKERKMVIILSFLGIVLIAYGGFLYIANQDTKEEIVIEKDENNSISREKLVVDIQGAVKNPGVYELSKGDRVSDALKKAGGLVDEADDLRIAKTINLAALLNDGMKLYFPFEGEDVMGDTSFKESFKGVDVDSSSYAQGFISINNATESELDKLPGIGQITAKKIIDNRPYSAIEELITKKVISEKLFEKIKNQLSL, encoded by the coding sequence ATGGAAGAGTTTGTTTTCACTTTCATTAAAGAGCGTAAGATGGTAATTATTCTTAGTTTTTTGGGAATAGTATTAATTGCTTATGGGGGATTTCTGTATATTGCAAATCAAGATACTAAAGAAGAAATTGTTATTGAAAAAGATGAAAATAATTCAATTTCACGTGAGAAGCTGGTAGTTGATATTCAGGGTGCTGTCAAAAATCCAGGGGTTTATGAACTCTCAAAAGGAGATAGAGTCAGCGATGCGCTAAAAAAGGCTGGGGGTCTAGTAGATGAGGCAGATGATCTGCGGATTGCCAAAACAATTAATCTAGCAGCTCTTCTTAATGATGGGATGAAGCTTTATTTTCCTTTTGAAGGGGAAGATGTGATGGGAGATACTTCATTTAAAGAAAGCTTTAAAGGGGTAGATGTTGACTCATCATCTTACGCACAAGGCTTTATCAGTATAAATAATGCCACAGAAAGTGAGCTAGATAAGCTTCCTGGAATTGGTCAAATTACAGCAAAAAAGATCATTGATAATCGTCCTTATTCGGCTATTGAGGAGTTAATTACCAAAAAAGTGATTTCAGAAAAGCTCTTTGAGAAGATCAAAAACCAACTTTCATTATAA
- the leuS gene encoding leucine--tRNA ligase encodes MKQDRKQEKTIKYDPQTIEPYWQSIWQSKRIYQPDLDTAKTPFYNLMMFPYPSAEGLHVGNMYAQTGADIYGRFKRMQGFDVFEPIGLDGFGIHSENYALKVGTHPMDQAEKSEENFYRQMRSTGSSFAWENKVETWKPEYYRWTQWIFIQLFKAGLAYREKAPVNFCPSCKTVLADEQVIPKTESKDGQEITLRVCERCGTQVEKKELEQWFFRITAYAERLLEGLQKIDWTEKVKIAQKSWIGKSEGARIRFELENKELQTKFIEVFTTRPDTLYGATFLVISPEHPLVDELLEEASIDAKAAIREYVLSAKNKTEQERVAEGREKTGVFSQIYAINPANRQKIPIWIADYVLISYGTGAIMAVPAHDQRDFEFAKKYDLPIVEVVSGGDITKQAYQGGGIVINSGDWEGLKVPESISQIIEDIEKKGFGKKEVHYHLRDWIISRQRYWGPPIPMIYCEKCAREGKSWFTQNKKQREKLQVEAISNYKEWNSAGWYPEENLPVLLPRIEDYKPLGTEASPLANHLEFFETVCPECGSQARRETDVSDTFLDSSWYFLRYLATDLKHLPFPSLAFDRDEIMTELHPARTREEIGSLTEEVSKAKKRVKWLPVTLYTGGAEHAVLHLLYTRFLYKVLYDLGYMTGDDEPFPRFFAHGLIIKDGAKMSKSKGNVVVPDQYIKKFGADTLRTYLMFIGPFSQGGDFRDNGIEGIHRFLKRVWTLVVSQIDGQNAMSYKQNDRLTQSDLSKMHKTIKEVTADLEAFHYNTAIAKIMTYYNFLSKKREIMKQELEVLLKLLAPFAPHLTEELYQRLNMQKIRLSGRKANAKGTNTSDSQLFESIHTSSWPKFDPSAIKEEEIVIAVQVNGKLRGTLSVPSVKKITEEEIIDLVKREESIKRHLKGKTIQKTIYIPGKIINFVTH; translated from the coding sequence ATGAAGCAGGATAGGAAACAGGAAAAAACAATAAAATATGATCCTCAAACGATTGAGCCTTATTGGCAATCTATTTGGCAATCCAAAAGGATATATCAGCCGGATTTGGATACTGCTAAAACACCATTTTATAATCTCATGATGTTCCCCTATCCCTCAGCCGAGGGATTGCATGTTGGCAATATGTATGCTCAAACAGGAGCTGATATTTATGGGCGGTTTAAAAGAATGCAGGGATTTGATGTATTTGAGCCTATCGGTCTTGATGGGTTTGGTATCCATTCTGAAAACTACGCTCTGAAAGTTGGAACTCACCCGATGGATCAGGCTGAGAAAAGTGAGGAGAATTTTTATCGCCAGATGAGATCAACGGGAAGTTCTTTTGCCTGGGAGAACAAAGTTGAAACCTGGAAACCTGAATACTACAGATGGACACAGTGGATTTTTATCCAGCTTTTTAAAGCAGGTCTTGCCTATAGAGAAAAAGCTCCTGTTAATTTCTGTCCATCCTGTAAAACAGTCTTGGCAGATGAACAGGTAATCCCCAAAACAGAATCTAAGGATGGTCAAGAAATTACTCTTCGTGTCTGTGAGCGCTGTGGTACACAGGTTGAGAAGAAAGAGCTTGAGCAGTGGTTTTTTCGTATCACAGCATATGCTGAGCGTCTTCTTGAAGGGTTGCAAAAAATTGACTGGACTGAAAAAGTTAAGATTGCACAGAAAAGTTGGATTGGTAAAAGTGAAGGAGCAAGAATAAGGTTTGAATTAGAGAATAAAGAGTTGCAGACTAAATTCATTGAAGTATTTACAACAAGACCGGATACTCTCTATGGAGCGACATTTTTGGTAATTTCTCCTGAACATCCTCTTGTTGATGAGCTTCTTGAAGAAGCATCTATTGATGCTAAAGCGGCAATCCGCGAATATGTTCTATCTGCCAAAAATAAAACAGAACAGGAGAGAGTGGCAGAGGGTAGGGAAAAAACAGGGGTATTTTCTCAGATTTATGCGATCAATCCTGCTAACAGGCAAAAAATTCCTATCTGGATTGCTGATTATGTCTTAATAAGTTATGGTACGGGTGCGATTATGGCAGTTCCAGCTCATGATCAGCGAGATTTTGAGTTTGCTAAGAAATATGATCTTCCTATAGTTGAGGTTGTATCAGGAGGAGATATCACCAAACAAGCTTATCAAGGAGGGGGAATAGTTATTAACTCAGGAGATTGGGAGGGATTAAAAGTTCCCGAGAGTATTTCACAGATTATTGAGGATATTGAGAAAAAAGGATTTGGCAAGAAAGAAGTCCATTATCACCTTAGAGATTGGATTATCTCTCGTCAGCGTTATTGGGGACCGCCGATACCGATGATTTATTGTGAAAAATGCGCTAGGGAGGGTAAATCGTGGTTTACTCAGAATAAGAAACAGAGGGAAAAACTACAAGTTGAAGCTATTTCCAATTATAAAGAATGGAATTCTGCTGGATGGTATCCTGAGGAGAATCTTCCAGTGCTTCTGCCAAGGATTGAGGATTATAAACCTTTGGGTACAGAGGCTTCTCCTTTGGCAAATCATCTGGAGTTTTTTGAAACAGTTTGCCCTGAGTGTGGATCACAAGCTAGAAGAGAAACAGATGTCTCAGATACATTTCTTGACTCCAGTTGGTACTTTTTGCGTTATCTTGCTACTGATTTAAAGCACCTTCCTTTCCCATCTCTTGCATTTGATCGAGATGAAATAATGACAGAGCTTCATCCAGCAAGAACACGTGAGGAGATTGGCAGTCTGACAGAGGAAGTGTCAAAAGCCAAGAAGCGAGTCAAATGGCTTCCAGTGACCCTCTACACTGGTGGTGCTGAGCATGCAGTACTTCACCTTTTGTACACACGATTTTTATACAAAGTATTATACGATTTGGGATACATGACCGGAGACGATGAACCCTTCCCGCGCTTTTTTGCTCATGGACTCATCATCAAAGATGGTGCTAAGATGAGTAAAAGTAAAGGAAATGTAGTTGTCCCAGATCAATATATTAAGAAATTTGGCGCTGATACGCTAAGAACATATCTGATGTTTATTGGACCCTTTAGCCAAGGAGGGGATTTTCGTGATAATGGTATTGAAGGTATTCATCGCTTCCTCAAACGTGTTTGGACACTTGTTGTGTCTCAAATTGATGGACAAAATGCAATGTCTTATAAACAGAATGATCGCTTAACTCAATCAGATCTCTCCAAAATGCACAAAACAATTAAAGAAGTGACCGCAGACCTTGAGGCATTTCACTATAACACAGCCATTGCCAAGATAATGACTTACTATAATTTTTTAAGCAAGAAGAGAGAGATAATGAAGCAGGAGTTGGAGGTGCTTTTAAAATTATTGGCCCCTTTTGCTCCGCATCTGACAGAAGAGCTTTATCAAAGATTAAATATGCAAAAGATCAGATTATCAGGCAGAAAAGCAAATGCGAAAGGAACTAATACTTCAGATTCTCAACTCTTTGAGTCAATTCATACCTCTTCATGGCCTAAGTTTGATCCATCTGCTATAAAAGAGGAAGAGATAGTAATTGCAGTTCAAGTGAATGGCAAGCTGCGTGGTACTTTATCTGTACCCTCAGTCAAAAAAATTACAGAGGAGGAAATTATTGATCTTGTGAAAAGAGAGGAGAGTATAAAGCGCCACCTCAAAGGAAAGACAATCCAAAAGACTATCTACATACCAGGTAAAATAATAAACTTTGTCACCCACTAA